The Ruminococcus bovis genome includes a region encoding these proteins:
- the glgD gene encoding glucose-1-phosphate adenylyltransferase subunit GlgD: MNRSNNVLGLIFSNTNEGCISQLTNKRTMASVPFGGKYRLIDFPLSNMSNAGINNVGIVASSHYFSLMDHVGNGNAWDLSKRKSGLTILPPFSGKSFDNVLETLDSLHGYIEHGSEQEVLICSTNFIANIDYQKMYYQHTQTGADVTFCYQYQDINNNKSYPMVAEIDDDKRIKKLQINPPVTGECNLISGSILIKKDLLMSIVKQCVSTNNIDYRKLFLNFDLEKYKVCGYEHKGFLKTICSMQDYYNISMDLMNPEVRADLFNPERPIYTKVRDDRPSRYGFDCSVKGSLIAQGCIINGEVENCIISKGVYIGQNTKVKNSIIMQDSVIGDNATINNVIIDKDCNIAEGEQLMGAPNYPVYIEKGSVIS, encoded by the coding sequence ATGAATAGAAGTAACAATGTTCTTGGTCTTATTTTCTCAAACACTAATGAGGGTTGTATTAGTCAGCTAACTAACAAGAGAACTATGGCTAGTGTACCTTTTGGGGGGAAATACAGACTAATTGATTTTCCACTTTCTAATATGAGCAATGCCGGTATTAACAATGTTGGTATTGTTGCATCATCTCATTACTTCAGCCTTATGGACCATGTGGGTAACGGTAATGCTTGGGATTTATCAAAGAGAAAAAGTGGACTTACAATTTTACCACCTTTTAGTGGCAAAAGTTTTGATAATGTGCTGGAAACTTTGGATAGCCTTCATGGTTATATTGAACATGGTTCAGAACAAGAAGTTTTGATTTGTAGCACAAACTTTATTGCAAATATTGACTATCAAAAGATGTATTATCAACACACACAGACAGGTGCTGATGTTACATTCTGTTATCAGTATCAGGATATTAACAACAACAAGTCTTATCCTATGGTTGCTGAAATTGATGATGATAAGAGAATTAAAAAATTACAGATTAATCCACCTGTTACCGGTGAATGTAACTTAATTTCCGGTTCTATCTTAATTAAAAAAGACCTACTTATGTCTATTGTTAAGCAATGTGTAAGTACAAATAACATTGACTATAGAAAGTTATTCCTAAACTTTGATTTAGAAAAATACAAGGTTTGTGGTTATGAACATAAAGGTTTCTTAAAGACAATTTGCTCAATGCAGGATTACTACAATATTTCTATGGATTTAATGAATCCTGAAGTAAGAGCAGATTTGTTCAATCCAGAAAGACCTATCTACACTAAGGTTAGAGATGACAGACCATCAAGATATGGCTTTGATTGTTCAGTTAAGGGTAGCTTAATTGCTCAAGGTTGTATTATTAATGGTGAAGTTGAAAACTGTATTATCTCAAAGGGTGTTTACATAGGTCAGAATACTAAGGTTAAGAACTCTATTATTATGCAGGATAGCGTAATCGGTGACAATGCTACAATCAATAATGTTATTATTGATAAGGACTGTAACATTGCTGAGGGTGAACAACTAATGGGTGCACCTAACTATCCGGTATATATTGAAAAAGGCTCAGTTATTTCTTAG
- the glgA gene encoding glycogen synthase GlgA — protein MRILYCASEANPFCGSGGLADVAGSLPHTLNRKGQDCRIVVPLYGSMPYDLRCQLQYITNFWVPVGWRSQYCGLFWAQWNGCTYYFIDNEYYFNRDNLYGYYDDAERFAFFSRAIMEMLPYIDFHPDIIHCNDWQTALVPVYYYLFYSKNPWYYNIKSVFTIHNIQYQGKYGWEVNTECVGVPPTETKIIEMDGNLNMMKGAIECSTRVTTVSPSYAAEIKDPWFAYGLEASLNRNHWKLCGILNGIDCASYDPATDYQLYANYTKDDMSGKGICKQKLQERLNLEQRWDVPIVSMVTRLVSHKGLDLVRGGIRDLLNTENMQFVILGSGDQEYEDFFNQLAWDYPGRVSFCHGFVPELARKIYSGSDIFLMPSKQEPCGLSQMIALRYGTIPVVREVGGLKDSVFDSADNYGNGFTFKNYDIADMCNAVKRALAGIKDDWGWHQLMWRAMMSDNSWDRSAQDYINVYNDTLNWA, from the coding sequence ATGAGAATTTTATATTGTGCAAGTGAAGCTAATCCGTTTTGTGGTAGTGGTGGTCTTGCTGATGTGGCAGGTAGTTTACCACATACTTTAAATAGAAAGGGTCAGGACTGCAGAATTGTTGTTCCTCTATATGGCTCAATGCCATATGACCTAAGATGTCAGTTACAGTACATTACTAACTTTTGGGTTCCTGTAGGTTGGAGAAGCCAGTATTGTGGTCTTTTCTGGGCACAGTGGAACGGTTGTACATATTACTTTATTGACAATGAATATTACTTTAACAGAGATAATCTATACGGTTATTACGATGATGCAGAAAGATTTGCTTTCTTCTCTCGTGCTATTATGGAAATGTTACCATACATTGATTTCCACCCAGACATTATTCATTGTAACGACTGGCAGACAGCTCTTGTACCTGTTTATTACTATCTATTCTATAGTAAGAACCCATGGTACTACAACATTAAGAGTGTATTTACTATCCATAACATTCAGTATCAAGGTAAGTATGGTTGGGAAGTTAACACAGAATGTGTTGGTGTTCCTCCAACAGAAACTAAGATTATCGAAATGGATGGTAATCTAAATATGATGAAGGGTGCTATTGAATGCTCAACAAGAGTTACAACAGTTTCACCTTCTTATGCAGCAGAAATCAAAGACCCTTGGTTTGCTTATGGTTTGGAAGCATCACTAAATAGAAACCATTGGAAACTTTGTGGTATTCTTAACGGTATTGACTGTGCATCTTATGACCCTGCAACTGACTATCAGCTATATGCTAACTATACTAAGGATGATATGTCAGGTAAGGGCATTTGTAAGCAGAAGTTACAGGAAAGACTTAACCTTGAACAGAGATGGGATGTTCCTATTGTTTCTATGGTTACTCGTCTGGTTAGCCACAAAGGTCTTGACCTTGTTCGTGGTGGTATTCGTGACCTACTAAATACAGAAAATATGCAGTTTGTTATTCTTGGTTCAGGTGACCAGGAATATGAGGATTTCTTCAATCAGTTAGCTTGGGATTATCCTGGCAGAGTTTCTTTCTGCCATGGCTTTGTTCCTGAATTAGCAAGAAAGATTTATTCCGGTTCTGATATTTTCCTAATGCCTTCAAAGCAAGAACCTTGTGGTCTATCACAGATGATTGCTCTTCGTTACGGTACAATTCCTGTTGTTCGTGAAGTTGGTGGTCTAAAAGACTCCGTATTTGACTCAGCTGATAACTATGGTAATGGCTTTACATTTAAGAACTATGACATTGCTGATATGTGCAATGCAGTTAAGAGAGCACTTGCCGGTATCAAGGATGATTGGGGTTGGCATCAGTTAATGTGGCGTGCAATGATGAGTGATAACTCATGGGATAGAAGTGCACAAGACTATATTAATGTATATAACGATACACTAAATTGGGCATAA